In Haliscomenobacter hydrossis DSM 1100, the DNA window AGCAAAAAGGCCGCCATTCCGGTGGTGAACGCCAAAATGGACCTCTTGCAGCGCATCCAGAACCGCAATTATTGGGACAACATTACCGTGCCCGCCATCGAACACCTGCGCCTGGAATTGCGGGATTTGTTGAAGTTTTTGGACAAAGACAGCAGCCCCGTGTATTACACCAGTTTTGAGGATGACCTGGATCAGGATCAGGTTCAGGAACACCGCCTTTTGATCCAGGTCAATAACCTCGAAACCTACCGCCGCCGTGTGGAACAATACCTCCAGGAACATCGCAATCACCTCACCATCCACAAACTGCGCAACAACGAGCGCATCACTCAGGCAGAATTGCATGCGCTGGAACAGATGCTCTTTGAGCAGGGCAGCCTCGGCACCCGCGATGAGTTTACCCGCGTATACGGCAATCAACCCCTGGGCCGCTTCGTCCGCAGCATCATGGGCCTGGACAGCAATGCGGCTAAGGCTGCTTTTGCAAACATCTTGCGCGAACAAACCTTCAACGCCCAGCAAATCCGCTTCCTGGATACCTTGATCAATTTTTTGACGGTCAAAGGGGTGGTGGATCCGGTGATGCTGTTCGAAGCGCCGTTTACGGATTTGAATTCCAGCGGGATCATGGGGGTGTTTGATGAAGTGACTTCGGCGAGGATCATTGATCTGTTGGAGGCGGTGAATCGGAATGCGGAAGTGGCGTAAGGGGTGTATTAAAGGCATCAACCCGATGGGTGAATTCTCGATACATTGTTCAAATAAAAACCCCGCAGGGGTGACAGGATTATAGAAAATCAGGACGTTGAATTTGTTTTCCAAAGAGAAACCCCGGAGGGGTGGTATGATAATTATCCCATTTCGATTGAAAATAATGCCACCCCTTCAGGGTTTCTCTTCGATGAACACCTGTCATCATTTGCTATCATCCTGTCACTCCTGCGGGGTTAATATTCACCTCAACCTCAATTCGAATAAGGCATGTTTTTACTCGCATTGCGCATCAAGTTATCCACCAGTTGAGCCGGTGTACTGCCGATGCTTCCGGAGACTTTGTGGTTGTAGTTCCACAGCAATTTTTGGGTTTGCTTGTCGTGAATTTCCAGGGATACAGTGGTGGTATTGGTTGATCCCCAAAAACCGACCAATAGGCCCAAGGCTACGGCACCACCTTCAGACATCGGCTTGGTGAGCGAATAATTGGAAGTGATGATGCCATCTACACCCAAGGCTTCACAAATTTCAGCAGGTGACATAGGCGTTTCATCAAAATACCCCGCTTGTTTCAATTTGGCATTGGTGGTGGCAACGTCCTGTACCTCAACAAAAATCCGGTTTTGCATCTTCCTTCTGAGCAACCAACTGTACATTTCTTGTTGGAAGTTGGTGGATTCCGTTTTTTGCTGCTCTTTGATGGCTTCGGGATCGACCTTCTTTTGCGCGGCGATAGAGACTTTGGGCGGTGCAATGGCAATCAATTTGTGGCTGCCTGCCCGGCTTTTTGCTTCTGGACTGTAGTAAATTTTAGCACAACTGTTCAGGCTGATGGTGGCTATGGCCAACAATACTATTGCGTAATGTTGCCAGCGCGGTGAAATGGACATAAGATTCAGGTTCATAAGTTGGTGTTTTAAAAAGTTAGACAATAATTTTGCTCGGTAAGATTCAGGAAACCATTTAAAAAACAATATACGCTTATATGTGGTGTAATGTAAGCATCCGCCAACCCTAAAACTTAAAACCTAAAACCCCTTCAACTCCTCCACCGCCAACCACGCCATCAAACCCGCGCCCACTTTCAGCGCCTCTTCATCAATGTCGAAGGTATCTGAATGCACGGGAGAGGTAATGCCTTTGGCCACATTGCCCGTGCCCAGGCGGTAAAAACAAGCCGGAAGTTCCTGGGAGTAGTACGAAAAGTCTTCGGCGGTGAGTCGTACGGGGAGGTCGACCACATTCTCGCTGCCCAGGTAGTCTTCCGCGTATTGGCGCATGCGCAGGGTCAAAGGTTCATCATTGAGCAAGCAGGGATAACCCACATCGATAAAGAAATCGATTTTGCCGCCCATGCCTTCGATGAGGTGTTCAGCGAGGTGTTTCATGCGGCGGTGGGCTTCCCGGCGCCAGGTTTCGTCCATGGTGCGGAAAGTGCCTTCCATTTTTACTTCGTTGGGAATGATGTTGGTTGCACCACCCGTGGAGTTGATTTTGCCAAAAGTCAACACTGTAGGCATGGTGGGGTCGTTGTTGCGGCTCACAATTTGTTGCAGCGCCGTGATCATGTGCGCGGCCATGAGGATGGGATCGATACAGTCGTGGGGCATGGCCCCGTGCCCACCTTTGCCGGTGATGGTGATGTACAGTTCGTCGCAGGAGCCCATGTAACGTCCGGGGCGAAAGCCAACTTTTCCAGCCGCCAGGGGCGGGTGCACGTGTTGGCCTACAATGGAAGCGGGACTGGGATTGCGCAGAACGCCCTCTTTGATCATCAGCGATGCCCCACCAGGCAGGCGCTCTTCAGCGGGTTGGAAGATGAGTTTTACTGTACCTTCCCAATCATCGCGGGTGCTGTGCAGGATTTTGGCGGCACCGAGCAAAGAGGCGGTGTGGACGTCGTGCCCGCAGGCGTGCATGATGCCGGGTTTTTGTGATTTGTAGGGCACCTCATTGGCTTCCAGAATGGGCAGGGCGTCCATGTCGGCGCGCAGGGCCACGGTGTTTTTGCCAGGGTTGCGCCCTTCGATGAGGGCCACCAGGCCGGTGCCCGCAATACCCGTTTGGTGGGCAATGCCCCAGGCGCTAAGCTGGGAGGCTACATATTTTCCGGTTTCGTGTTCTTCAAAAGAGAGTTCCGGGTTTTGGTGGATATGGCGGCGCAGGGCCACAATTTCCGGGTGATGGGTTTGGGCAAGTTGTTGGATTTTTTCCTTCAGCGTCATGGCAATACACGTTTTTTTCCGCCGCGAAGATAAGCTTTCTGTGGAAGCTGGTAATGTAAAAAATGACCAGGTTTTATTTTGCGCAGCTTCGCTGCTTATTCATTTTTACCACGGATTTCACAGATGAACACAGATTATTTCAAAAGAAGATGATCTGCGAAAATCTGCGTGATCTATGGGCGAAAAAATCTGTGGTCATCTGTGTCAATCTGTGGTGAACCCATCAAAAGAACAGCGGCACCACCAGCTTCCCGAACACCGTCATCAAAATGATCGATAACAGATTCAGCCACACCCCTGCGCGTATCATTTGCGGCACGGTCAGGTAGCCACTCGAAAATACAATCGCATTGGGCGGCGTCGACATCGGCAGCATAAACCCACTGCTCGCCGCCAAAGTCACTGGGATACACATCACCACCGGATCGATATTCATGGCCTGCGCCACCGCCCCAATCACGGGAATAAACACCACCACCAGGGCGACATTGGACAAGAGTTCGGTCAAAAAAACCGTCACGGCAACCAGCAAAAACATAAACAACCAACTACTCCCATCGCCGCCTTTAAATTGCTGCCCAATCAGGTCGATGATGCCCGTAGAAGACAAGGCCGAAGCCAGGCTCAAGCCGCCACCAAAGAGCAGCAAAATGCCCCAGGGCAACTTTTCGGTGTTTTTCCACTCCAGGGCAAAAGTGTATTTTTTCCAGTCGATGGGGATAGCAAAAAGCATCAAAGCTGCACAGATCCCCACCACCGATTCTTCGATGACCAAACCGGGAATGGCTTTTTCGATCGGCAATTTGAAGATCCAGCCCGCCGCTGCGGCACAAAACACCAGCAAGGTGCGGTTTTCTCCCGGACTCATCGGACCCAGTTTGGCCAATTCGGCACTTAGGCGTTCTTGTGCCCCATCAATGTGGCCCAGCCCATTGGGGTATACCCAGCGCACGATGATCCAATACCCACCCAGTAACAACAATAAAGCGTAGGGTACACCCACCGCCATCCATTGCCCAAATGGAATTTGTACCTTGAACAGCTCCTTCATTTGTGCGGCAAAAACCACATTGGGCGGCGTACCGATCAGGGTCCCTACCCCACCGATACTCGACGCGTAAGATACGCCCAACATCATGGCGATGGCAAAATTGCGCATGCCCGGTGCGGGGTTGCCATCTTCATCTCGGCTGTTCACCAGTTCAATCACCGCCAGCGCCATTGGCATCATCATGATCGTGGTGGCAGTATTGCTGATCCACATGCTGATGAGCGCCGTAGACAAGAAAAAGCCCAGGATGATGCCATTGGCCGTGGAGCCAGTTAGGCGCAAAATGTTGAGGCAATGCGGCGGTGCAGGTTCCAGCGCTCCATGGCCAGGGCAATCGTGAATCCGCCCATGAAGAGGTAAATGATGGGATCGGAATAGGGTGCCATCGCGTCTTTGACCTTCGCCAGTCCCAATAAAGGCTGGATGACCATGGGGAGCAGCGCTGTTACAGGCAGCGGTAAGGCTTCGGTGATGAACCAACTGAGCATCCAGGCGGCCATGGCGATGGCTTTCCAGGCGGAAGGCTCCAAGCCTGGAGGAACTGGAAGAATTAGCAGCAGGAAAAAAAGGAAAGGCCCTAGTATGATCCCGATTTGTTTTACTGTCATGGTTTTAGGTGTTTGAGTGAAGGCGTCGTGAGTGAAAACCAGAGCGGCATTTTTTTTCACAAAGAAAACACAAAGGCAGTACAAAGGGCACAAAGAATCGTCAACGTCCAACTTTGTGCCCTTTGTGCTGCCTTTGTGCCCTTTGTGCTTAAAAATGTCGCTTTGGCTATGGTTTCTTAGTACTTAGCGGTTTGTCTCGGTTCATCTGCAAGATGTCCGTGCTGTCTTCGGAATCACCCAGGAGGTGTTTGCAAAAATAATCCGCGCGCAACCAGAAGAAGTACTCATTCATATCGGCATAGCCGTGGCGTTGGCCCGGGAACACGAAG includes these proteins:
- a CDS encoding M20 metallopeptidase family protein, with translation MTLKEKIQQLAQTHHPEIVALRRHIHQNPELSFEEHETGKYVASQLSAWGIAHQTGIAGTGLVALIEGRNPGKNTVALRADMDALPILEANEVPYKSQKPGIMHACGHDVHTASLLGAAKILHSTRDDWEGTVKLIFQPAEERLPGGASLMIKEGVLRNPSPASIVGQHVHPPLAAGKVGFRPGRYMGSCDELYITITGKGGHGAMPHDCIDPILMAAHMITALQQIVSRNNDPTMPTVLTFGKINSTGGATNIIPNEVKMEGTFRTMDETWRREAHRRMKHLAEHLIEGMGGKIDFFIDVGYPCLLNDEPLTLRMRQYAEDYLGSENVVDLPVRLTAEDFSYYSQELPACFYRLGTGNVAKGITSPVHSDTFDIDEEALKVGAGLMAWLAVEELKGF